In Actinomycetota bacterium, the genomic window CGACCTACCGGGGGATCACCGTCGGGGGTCTCGACGTCCGGCTCGTGCTCGACGGCAGCGTCTGGGGGCTCGTCCGGGTCCGCTCGACCGGGGACGGGTGGATCCTGCGCGCCCGGAACGACGGGGGAGCCGACGCCGTGCCCCTCTCCTCGGTGGTCCGACGCCCCGTGGGAGCCGACGACGACGGGCCGGTCCCCGACCGCCACCTCCAAGCAGATCCGGCCGAGGGTCCGTTGCTGCTGCGCCTGGCCGTGGAGGTGGACCACGCCCTCTGGGTGCAGCGGCCGGGCACGTGGCGAGAGACCGCCGAGCAGCTCCTGTGGCTGACCGATGCCGCGTTCGAGCAGATCGACGTCCACATCCGGATCGACCACCTCGACGCCTGGACCGTCCCCGACCCCTACACCGCTCCCCAGGCCTGCTCGGCCTCGGACGGGTCCCCCGGGAAGCTCCAGCAGCTGAGGGACCGCTGGAGCGACGATCACCGGCCGCGCGATGCCGTCCACCTCATGGCCGGCGCCGTGAGCGGTCCGGTGGGCGGCTGCGCCTACACGGCCGCGCTCAACGACCCGCGGAGGGCTTACGGAGTGAGCCGGATCGACCTCTCGCGACAGGGAGCCGACCCCGCTTACGTGGCCGACAACGTCAACCTCCTCGCTCACGAGATCGGACACAACGTCGGTGGCCGCCACGCGCGAAGCATCGGGGCGTACGGGGTGACGGGAGCCGGAGCCACCGGGGTCGTGCCGCCCTACACGTTGATGAACCCCTACGCCCAGAACGGGCTCTGGAGGTTCAGCGACCTGGAGGGCGTCGTCTCGCCGGCGACCAACGAGCAGCTCGACAACGCCCGGCCGATGCGCTCATACGCGGCTTCGCGTCTGGGCGCCGCCGGCTGATCTACTTCAGGATCCCCACGTCGGTCGCGTCGCCTCCGGCGACCGCCTCCGCAGCCACGTACGGATGGCGGAGCTGGACGGGTGGTGCGTCCTTCGATCGGATGCGCAGGTTCAGCATCTCGACGAAGACCGAGAAGCCCATCGCGAAGTAGATGTACCCCTTCGGGATGTGGTGGTGGAGCCCCTCGGCGACGAGCGCGAAGCCGATGAGGAGCAGGAAGCTGAGCGCCAGCATCTTCACGGTGGGGTGACGGCTCACGAACCGGCTGACCGGGCCCGCGAAGGCGAGCATGAACCCTATGGCGACGACCACCGCGATGATCATGATCGCGACCCGATCGACCATGCCGACGGCCGTGATCACCGAGTCGAGGGAGAAGACCACGTCCAGGAGCAGGATCTGGA contains:
- a CDS encoding M12 family metallo-peptidase; this encodes TYRGITVGGLDVRLVLDGSVWGLVRVRSTGDGWILRARNDGGADAVPLSSVVRRPVGADDDGPVPDRHLQADPAEGPLLLRLAVEVDHALWVQRPGTWRETAEQLLWLTDAAFEQIDVHIRIDHLDAWTVPDPYTAPQACSASDGSPGKLQQLRDRWSDDHRPRDAVHLMAGAVSGPVGGCAYTAALNDPRRAYGVSRIDLSRQGADPAYVADNVNLLAHEIGHNVGGRHARSIGAYGVTGAGATGVVPPYTLMNPYAQNGLWRFSDLEGVVSPATNEQLDNARPMRSYAASRLGAAG
- a CDS encoding TerC family protein, with amino-acid sequence MEWLADPKTWIALTTLIALEVVLGIDNLIFISILAGKLPRSQHDTAIRTGLGLAVIMRVALLLSLSWIIGLTEPLFSVFRHDVSGRDLILLLGGLFLLAKSTYEIHERLEGEEGHASAKGAASFRSVIFQILLLDVVFSLDSVITAVGMVDRVAIMIIAVVVAIGFMLAFAGPVSRFVSRHPTVKMLALSFLLLIGFALVAEGLHHHIPKGYIYFAMGFSVFVEMLNLRIRSKDAPPVQLRHPYVAAEAVAGGDATDVGILK